A stretch of the Actinomycetota bacterium genome encodes the following:
- a CDS encoding XdhC/CoxI family protein, with protein ARMSEQAAAPARAPTTDRVFATAVKVHGNPPCQLGQRMEIGPGGPLEGTLGCAEFDAAAVADAPEILRTGRPETRTYHHDLGDIEVFLEPHLAPPTLIAVSATPIALELLRLGHALGYRTVLVESRPERITPEHRGAADETLASLEGVEPNGRTDAVHTDHDAPGVAESVARLLKSPAHFVGVLGSRRHVGPHVEALRQMGFSEEDLARVRSPVGLDIGAKSPAEIAVSIAAGLVAARSERVGGWLDR; from the coding sequence AAGCGAGGATGTCTGAGCAGGCGGCCGCCCCCGCCCGGGCCCCAACCACCGACCGGGTCTTCGCCACAGCAGTCAAGGTCCACGGCAACCCTCCCTGCCAGCTGGGCCAGCGCATGGAGATCGGCCCAGGCGGCCCTCTCGAAGGAACCCTCGGCTGCGCGGAGTTCGACGCGGCGGCGGTGGCCGACGCCCCGGAGATCCTGCGCACCGGCCGTCCCGAGACCCGCACGTACCACCACGACCTGGGAGACATCGAGGTGTTCCTGGAACCGCACCTGGCCCCTCCCACCCTGATCGCCGTGTCGGCCACGCCGATCGCCCTGGAGCTCCTGCGGCTCGGTCACGCCCTCGGCTACCGGACGGTGCTGGTGGAGTCCCGGCCGGAACGGATCACCCCCGAGCACCGCGGCGCCGCCGACGAGACCCTGGCCAGCCTGGAGGGCGTCGAGCCGAACGGGCGGACCGACGCCGTCCATACCGACCACGACGCGCCCGGCGTGGCGGAGTCGGTGGCGCGGCTGCTGAAGTCGCCGGCCCACTTCGTGGGGGTGCTGGGGAGCCGCCGCCACGTCGGGCCTCACGTCGAAGCGCTGAGGCAGATGGGGTTCTCCGAGGAGGACCTGGCCCGGGTCCGCTCACCGGTGGGGCTGGACATCGGCGCGAAGAGCCCCGCGGAGATCGCCGTGTCCATCGCCGCCGGCCTGGTGGCGGCCCGGTCGGAACGCGTCGGCGGCTGGCTGGACCGTTGA
- a CDS encoding rod shape-determining protein has translation MPPERVPAEVVPDLAGSGITLTGGGSLLVGLDRRLAEETRVPVRVDPEPMTCVVRGAGLLLERLRVGPPRPPRGNVRNRARFAARGPERRGPPRA, from the coding sequence ATGCCTCCGGAGCGCGTCCCGGCGGAGGTCGTCCCGGACCTGGCGGGGAGCGGCATCACGCTGACCGGCGGCGGGAGCCTCCTGGTGGGGCTGGACCGGCGGCTCGCCGAGGAGACCCGCGTGCCGGTCCGCGTGGACCCGGAGCCGATGACCTGCGTCGTGCGGGGCGCGGGCCTGCTGCTGGAGCGGCTGCGGGTGGGGCCGCCCCGTCCGCCCAGGGGGAACGTCAGGAACCGCGCGCGCTTCGCCGCCCGAGGGCCAGAAAGGCGAGGCCCCCCGCGAGCGTGA